Within Saccharomyces paradoxus chromosome X, complete sequence, the genomic segment GTGGCCAAGATTGCACCTATTTATAGGCCATTTAGCAGTTATCCATTTAGAAATTTGGCTACTTCCTCGAGCATTAGTAGGACGAAAACCAAGGCCCCTAAAGTGGATACGACTCCACTAAAATTGTCTAACGAGTTATATGCAACATTCAAGATTCACAATCGCCCATATTTGGTAACCGAGGGCGACAGAGTTATTCTTccattcaaaatgaaacaaGCGGAGGTAGGTGACATATTAAACATGACGGATGTAATAACTCTAGGATCCAGAAACTACAAGCTAGTTGGTCATCCGATTAATACTTCTCTGTATACTTTGAAAGCAACTGTTGTGGGGAAAACTAAGAGGGCTTTTGAAACTAGGGAGGTAACgaagagaagaaatagaCGGGTCCGTCATGCAAATAGTAAAGGTGATTTGACAATTTTAAGAATATCAGAACTGAGTATAAACTGATTTTAGGggtatatatacatatatatatacgcGTATGTATAAGATCATGTAAATAACAATGAAATTTCATACCCTTCTCCGGGGCCCCAATAGCCATTCAATTCCAGACCGACACGTTTTTTCGTTCttga encodes:
- the MRPL49 gene encoding mitochondrial 54S ribosomal protein bL21m (Mitochondrial ribosomal protein of the large subunit~similar to YJL096W), whose translation is MLQFKFIRPVAKIAPIYRPFSSYPFRNLATSSSISRTKTKAPKVDTTPLKLSNELYATFKIHNRPYLVTEGDRVILPFKMKQAEVGDILNMTDVITLGSRNYKLVGHPINTSLYTLKATVVGKTKRAFETREVTKRRNRRVRHANSKGDLTILRISELSIN